In Carassius gibelio isolate Cgi1373 ecotype wild population from Czech Republic chromosome B17, carGib1.2-hapl.c, whole genome shotgun sequence, the genomic stretch ATTAACTTTGTTACCATTTTCAGCAACACTCGAACCACCTCCGGAAAACTGGCTGGGTTTCGGATTGGAGGCACTAGAAGATGTAAGCTTGGATATATTTTCTGCTAATCGTTCAGAATTGTCACATCGATTTTCTTCAGATTGTTTACGGACATGACCAACTGCCTCCTCAGTTGAAACTGAGCTAACAGAAATACCGGTCTCAGACTTAGTAGAGTCTTGGCTGTATAGCGTTGAACTTCCATGCTTAAGCAATGTAAAGCCACTCTTAGGGAGGACAGGGGAGGACGTTGGAGCGATACTTTGAGTGTTTTGAACAGGATGTGGTGGGAGAATTCTTAATGTACAAGTGCCAGACTGTCCCAGAAAACCTGGAACAACTTTAAGGGTAGAAGGAACGCTGCTCAATGAGATTGCCTTGGATGAAGTGAGTGTGACTGGCTTGGTGCTCATAGATGAAGATGTGGAGACTGGTACAGTGACAGCAggctttctctgtgtttgtggtatTGGGCTTAAAGACTTGACTACTGTGGTACTGCCACCCTGAGGCTTTTTTGGACTGATTGCAGTAGGTGCGGGCAAACGCAAAATGGTggctaaaggaaaaaaaaaaaacagaattaataATTTCTTTTGGGGAAAAGCACACATTTGTTTTGCTATTTctccaaaaaaaagtttatgaacTTAGATCATGCAGAGCAAAAATGACCACATGAATTTTGATATTAAACATTTTGTCAGCAAAACACTAACAAATTAAACCACTAAAAGTGAATTTAAATGCTATTCTAAAACACTTTTAGTTTACATGTTTAACAAAATCGATAAAATGTTCTCATAACCTGTTTTTAacttttctaaatgtaaaaacatttatattgacgggtttttttttccaattaatatGGTATTAAAGAAACCACTTACGTTGGCCTTGAGTAAGAAGGTTGGGTTTGATGGCTTTGATTTGACTTAAAGGCACCAACTGCAAGAGCTGGCCATTAGGATTACGGTACAATGTCTTGCCATCAGCAGTCTTCACCACCTGAAGCAGCACCTTTTGGCTTTGGGTCTGTGTGGGCCGAGTCTGTGTAGCAGGCTTTGTAAAACTTGGACAACTACTGGTGAGGCCTGAACTACGGGCCATAACTTTGATATAAACTGTCTTTTTTCCAGTAGTCGTTGATCCAGGTGAAGAGACCGTGGTTGTCGGAGTTAGACCAGACCCACCTGAAAATAGGGTAAAAATGTATTATGGCAACTTAAATGTTGGACTTGGGTTGGTGAAATTATTCAAGTACACTGTCAAGCATATAAAGTCAGTAAGCCCAAAGAACCAAACTAGGCCATAATCAAAATGAATGATGATGGTGACATGTTCAAAATAGCAAATCTACTAACATAATATGAAAAGTATTAGAAACATTCGCACTGGCCACTGTATACTCATGAGTAGCTGGCACAATGTCACTATGAATTCACAATCAAGTCAAATAATGCTCCCCTCAGCTGAATTACAAATGGTCTATGAAACTTATATGACCACAAACTGCCAGGTAATTGTAAATGTGTGACTAGTTGCTTTGCTTTAAACAAGTTAATCAGGCATGATTACACCATATATTTCACAATgctgaatgaaaaaaagaaaaaattattcacatttcctTTTACTACTGTAATCATGGGGTCACAAATTTTTACTTCTGTCTGCCCAAGGGAAAGATCTAACATTAAGATACAACGTGTCATGTCAAAATCAAAGTTTTGCATCAATAGAACAAGCTACAGCCCTGCATGGTCCTCAGATTTAGGCCCTAGCCCAGGCAATGTCTGACAGATGATCAGAATTACTGGCCTGAGCCCATCTTTTTTTGACCCTTCtcccaaaacagcttatactactgtttcagTTATTAAAATAGTTACATTTATATGTAATAGCAAAGTGATTATTTTTCGTTTCGGGTTTAAGttaattttttgtatatatatatatatatatacatatatatatatatattttttttttaagtaacgaccAGTCAGCCAGAGACCCTGAAcctactgtatgtttgatcaattaAGCCTTCTCATATCATCATGTcctgcctaaaataaaatctatagacataaaacagttcaagcttataacaatgtttaaacctagataaatgtgcgctatatccaatagtttgtgTGGAGATGCTTTGCAGGAAATGGAGCATTGCACACTATTGTGTGCatttgaacgcagaactgttcagctgcgCCGATGGCACATACCATACATGCTGCTGCTCTCATGTTATTTCTACCAGCGCTGCAATTTTTTTCATCAAtaattgatggatgtctaaaatacaaaaataaggaGAAGCCTGAAAAGAGGCCCAAGGCCCAAGCCCACGTCTAAACTATgatgtgaaaattggcccgaaAGCCCAGTTGGGGCCTGTTGGGCacaggctgaaatgcagggctctaaaGCAAGCACATGGAAGATTTAAATTTACAATAGCAGTCACAAATGAGGATAAAGGCAACCATGGGAGGGGTACACAAAACATAGGAAGATGATCCAGCATCATATACTGAAGCTGCAGCAAGCTCTAAATCACAAGCACGGACCCAAATGAAGGACAAGTATGTTAAattctcccaaggtttttgttGAAGGTGGAAGCACAGACACACAATGGCAAACCAAGAAAGCCAGGCTTACCCAGAGGGAGGCTGGGTGATTTAGTGAGTATGGTGATGGCTGGGGCTTGTACTTTTGATACAGTAGGAAAACTGGCACTACCTGTGGATTCTGAGGGCTTAGACACCTGTGTAACCAAGCCTGCTTTAACAGGAGAAAGAGCCACACCAGGAGCCCCAGCCTCTTCGCCAATCATCAACATGGAAGAGGGGATGACAACTTTTGGAACAGAAGACTGTAACTGTGAGGTGCTAGTGTTGGTCAGATTTTGAGAGTTGATGTGGTTGACCACAAACTGGGTGAAGACCTTTCCCACTGGGGGCTTGGTCACTGTGCGAAAAACAAATTAAGGAGCAGGTTAAATCTGCTATTCACATGCAGTAAAGCTGCATAAATGTAACCGTGTTACGCACTGCTCAATAATATACTGGATGTCCAATATTTTGCTCAATAACCTTGAGAGCAAAATGTCTAGAGGTAAAACTGTGAACCTTTCCTTGACTTACCTACAGACTTGATGAGCGATCTGGCTGTAGAACCAGACGTGCTTGTAACTGTGGTTGCTGTGGACACAGTTGAGACTGGAAAGGATGTGATAGAGGCCTTTGTAACAGTTGATGTTGTTACAAGGTTTGGTCCAGACTGACTGACTGGACATATTCTCCCTGTAATATAAGCTGCCAGTCTGTTGGCAGGGTGCAAAGCTCCCATCTTCCCCAGCTCTAATTTGGCTTGCGGGTATGACTTTCCATTAACCTGCAAGAACAATTGATCAATTGATTTCAAAGGTCAAGTTATAGTCCATTTGAAAATAACCACAACTCAAAGTTAAATGCATCtaaatggttttatatttataactGCATGCATACCATTATGCATCCTGGAGAATCAGGTGCTTTTTTCTCAGCCTTGAGCAAGCCTGCAGGGCAACACCTGGAGAGGAAGGGCAGACCTTTCACCTCACTCTTTTCTACATCATTTTTCAGCTCAGCTTTGTTTTGAGTAACCTTCTCATCTTCTGTCTTCTTCTCCGCAGGTTGAGAGATGATGACTTTGTATGTATCGACAGAACCATCCTCCTTCTCTTGTAGAGTCTTGGAGACTGGCTGAATAAAGTACTTGCCAATCCAGAAAGGATGCTTCAAACGATCCTGAGCCATGTGCTCACATACTATCTGCATAATGTAATTTCTTGTGTCCGTACTAGCCCAACTGCATTCAGATATGATCTCAAGCCGCTTGGCAGGGCCAGACAAATTAAGAGGTACAAGTTCACCCTCTTCAATATCTGCTAGCAGAAGGAAAATAAGGTTTTCAATTAAAGGACCAGCTTTGTAAGGCATTTTAAAGTCCTTGAACTTGACAATATGTTGTTTGCATAAACCATGGTTACAACAGCTATTAACTAATTATCAGTTAGGGTAAAACTGACCTTGCGTAGAGACCTGTGAGATGTGGTGTTGGTCAACCTGCAAAAATTACAAAAGGTTTAGTTAAGTTTATTTTTCACATGGTATACCAAAAATGTGCCATCCATCATGTAGGAATCTCACCACTTTTTGTTTATCACGGCACATAGAGGAAAACGGTCGCGAACGAGCACATGTAAGCTTGTTCTCCATATTGTCCTCAGTCATACTCAAATTTCTCTCATCCACCTGCATACAGTATGGAAATATTGAGAATATGAAAGTGTACACATAATGAACTTGTGAAACTAAGCTAAGatgaaaaatctgaaatacaaGGAAACAATTGCGGAAAGAATAATCGCACCTGAAATAGTAACGTTTAAATGAACAGTGATTGATACGGATGTTATGGCTGCaatgtcttttaaaaatgtatgtctGAGAGTCTCACCCTTTTTTGTTTTGAAGGACTAAAAAAGATTTCCAGGTCATGCTGAAGCTCATGAGGCAAAAGTGCTGGAGAGGGAGCTCTTAGAAGAGGAGGACAGAAAAGAGCTTCTGAATCTGAACCATCACTTTTTCGATCCCATAATGTACTAACACGCTTAGCCGGTTCAGGAGCGGTTACGGGATTTGTCAGAACTGCGGGAGAAGGGCAACATAACtcagttaatttaatttgtatagcTTTTTTCTTgatacaaataatttcaaagcaGATTTTAAACAATACAAGCATATTGGGAAGATAcaaaaatattatgttaaaataataGACAAAGGGGTCAAATGTTTGTAATGATAATAGTACAGCTATTGCAATAAATTATAGACTGACCATAAgtctttctctttttgtttttctttttccatttagCCTTGTTCTCCTGTGACATTACATGAGGTTCAGACTCATCTGTTGTACTTTGTTCCTGTTTGGGGGTCTTAAGTGCAACGACTTTGCGTCTCAGACAGCTACAGCCCAACATGCACTGTGGTTTTCCACAGTGATGATGTCGCCTCAAGTGAACCAGACTGGCACACACACAGCCAAGCCTACAAAATACATTGAGGCAGGGTGGTGCACGTCGTCTTATAATTCTCATGGCTTCAGGGTTTCCTTTTGATACTCccttaaaacagaaagaaaaatagatCAGGAAGAATGTAAGGTGTCTGAAAGAACATTTTGTTATTATTGATAGTCAAACTACACACTAAGACGAGCTCCACTTTGACTAGTACCTCAGCGGTGACAAGAGTGGCTAGTGCGATGGCTGCCCTTTCTTCGGTGATAAAGGTACGATGTTTGCCTTCCCACACTGCTCCATCTTCCACATCCATCAGCTTCACCAAAGTCTTAGGCAAACCTGTAGTACGTCCAGCTGCACAACTTGATGGTATAGAGCCATCCATGGAAGTCTTATTAGAAGCTACCTCTGCAGCAGTTTCAAGAGCAGGTTTTGCAGGACTGAAACTCTTGGATTCCTTCTTATTTTTGGATTTCTTGTTTTGCTGTTGCTTTTTCAAGCCCAAAGCAGGTTTGTTTACACTAAAGACTGGTTCTGTTTGCTTTGTTGAACCTGACTTCAAGGgcttttttgatttattttcctCTTTGGTCTTACATTTTGGCTTGACCTTGCTGGAAGTTGTGGATAAGGTAGCTGGTACTTGTTTCTTAAGTACACTATCCAGGGTAAGAACGTAACTAGTGCTCTTAATGGGTAGCTGGTATGCTACAGGTGTAACATCAGCCTGGGATAAGGTTGCAGCTCGTTCATCTATCAGTTTGCCCTCACTGGCTAGGTACTCATCCAGCATGTCACTACAAAATGCAGAGAGGTTCTTCTGTCCTGCATCTGTGCTTGACATGCctgtaaataaaatgcaatattctTTTAGCAGcattatcattaacattttaagTTACAGTTAAAATCATACTAAAGAtatgttctttttaatgaataacTGATGAAATTGCATACCTTCAGTAGGGTTTCCTGAGCCAGAAAACTTGTCTCTCCATCCTTTAATTTTGGTGAAGTCAGAGGTTTTTCCTGTCCTTGAAACAAACTGGACTACAGAGGGAAGAAATGACTCATTACAATGGAAAACAAAATCATTGTTCATGCATGACTTATTTGCTTACtgattgttaatattaataaaatgtgttaCTTTGAGATGATGCTGAACTTCTTTCAGGTGAGAGTACAGTTGGTGGTATGGGTAATTGCACACCCAGATATTGCAGGTCAATTTCCAGGGTGGGATCAAGTAGATTCAACTTCAATCCAACTATGATGAgagaaaatttaaattaaacttttactgaactgttgtatatTGTACTGTTATACAATTGTGATATTTATAAAGTTCAAATCAGAAACCTTCTTGTAGCACCGGATGAATGACCTGTCTGTGCCTCATGACTTTCAGATCATTTAAAAGGATTTTCTCTAGCTCCCCAATCTTATCTTCTGCATTATCATAACTGGCCcctgtttaaaaacaaaataaataaatacatatcctTATCACTTTAAGTCATTTCAAAGTGGTTTCTTCATATGAACCACAATAGCATATTTAATTCTTACCATCAGGATTCTCTGTGGTTTTTTGTGCAGCCTCAGATTTGTCATCATCTCCAAGGTGAATCTCAAGAGCTTTCTATTTCAAAATGAAGGTATATAAACCACACAGAATGTCACAAGGATGTACTGATAGAAAGTGCGCTATATACtaggttaaatataaaaaaaactattgtttaaAACTTTAAAGTAGCAAAACAAATAAGAGTTGTCCATCAATTTAAATTCTGCcaagtaaaaaaattatttgtataaagAACAGGCCAAATTCCAAATTCCTTGTCCTCCACATCATATTTGAATGCATTCAGTTATGAGGGGTTCAAGCACGCTGTGATATTATTATTCCACTTTAAAACTGATTGTGCAGACCAAACcttaaggcctagagagctgaaatttcaGATTTTGGTATTCTGGTCATCTTCTCAGACTGCCCAATCAgcctatggggggggggggggggggtgcgctACAGCAATCGAAAACGCAAAACTGCTCATAACTCCTTGACCGTTTGTCGTAGATACAAAAACCTTGCATATTTGGAACCCTTGggtcaaaacattaaaaaaaaaactgcccctTAGGGATTTTTTCTATGAGGTGCAAAATTATgttatgtccaaaacctacttttgcaagctagtcctaggtttttcgccaaatcagaaccaaaccactgcagaaatatactttgtgaatataaatgtcaaaaataataaataattttcaacTCACCTTCACATAAGCATGTCAAAACATTCAAAGTAGGTGGGGCCAATTTTACTAATGTGTCTATAACTTTTGAACCAAACCCGATAagtgtatgagctcaatctttggtcaaataaaaaaaatattgttcagcTCTATCACTTGGAGGCActataagatgaaaaaaaaacttttaaactgcTATAACTATGCAACCAATGGTCCAATTAAAGCTTGTCCATAGTGGCACAAGTGTCTATGAGGACATTTTCATATCTAAAAAAATATGGCGTTTAAAAAGAAGTTAAAGCAACTATTAGACCAGGTTAACAGGGGTCAATTGCAATTTATCTCAATCtcgatcaaaccactgcagtaatattttcTGTACTCTCTAGATATAGTATATCAAAAAATTCTCATTTGGTTAGCTATAATGATGTCATTTAACAAAGGGGGCATGGCCAAATACACCCAAAACCTATATATATGGccctattattgtttaaaaaaaggaccctatacaaaaaatatataattctggggttgttgtttttttaaatacaggcctgtggctattaatttctttttataaattcaccatttgtaaactgatgtttactgTTAGCACttgtataaaaacaaatatatccactgaatgtaaaaaaaaattgagatcaGGCCACAGGTGGTGCTATATCAGTACgagtttttaaaatgacatttcaaatcaaaattaCCTTAAATTGCAGAACATGTTCAAACTTTCACACATACACTTGTTCTTCGTATCATATAACAGATAtcttcattctgaacaactttgcttCTTGGACCACTagtgtcatttaaatatttcactaaatattacagattatttaaaaaaaaaaaaaaaaaaaaaaaaaagaatacttttgtgaactagtcctaggattttcactCAATCTCAACAAAACCACTTCAATACAATTCTCTGGACATCCATAATTATCAATAATATATTGAAATTTACTCTTTGGTTAACTACAGCAGGTTCATTTCTAAAGGGGCATTGCCAATTATACCCAAAAGCCTAAAGATCCTAAATGAAAACTTCATGAGACTAGGTGAGCATATGTATCAGTTGATTCTAAATAAGCATGCAACATCTTATGGAAATTCAACCATGGGTGGCACTATaacattcataaatgttaataatcatcatcatattGCTATGCTAATTACCTGGATTTGCCAAAAACAACTTAAATCATTGATGTAGGTAGATACAGGCTTGCTTAATAATGTAATCTTTTTTCATATTTGCTTAAATGCTTTAAGTGCATGAACCCCAgtaatcgctgcttgcagctatatttagatTTGTATTTTCAAATATGGCATATACTTAAACGTTGACCCCGTTTTGGTGTCAATAACGACCATATGGACTTGTTGGAATAAGTGTGAGTTTTCATTGGTTGCTTTTGTTTCCTTTAAACATTCTAAAGTTAATAAACATGTTATTTATGTTACCTTTGACATAAAGCTGACAAACAATTGGCCTTCAACGTCCTCCAGGCTGGGCTGCATTGGAACAGGTATGGGTCCTTCGAACACCTCATTATCTTCACTGAACTtcaaatttccattttttttctgttttgcctTAGATTTCTTGAAAGTGATTCCATGAGAAGATTGTTTGGATTGTTCTGGAATGATGTGATCAGAAACAATTGTCTCACAACTAACAGCAGACTGCACATCATTAAGAGGACCTGTTCTATCGGAGCTCTGACTTTGAAAAAACAAGGCAATTGTTTCCCTGGGATGTTCTGGCCCACTGGGGACACTTGGTGACAATGATTCTTTTGATGTTAGAGTTCCATCCAGAGTTATATCTGTAACAAAATCAAGAATCTTTCTGGGAGGCACAGGCCTGTCATTGAATAGACCTAGTGGGAAAAGGTCAGGAGAGGAAGAAGCTGTGCAATCCAAAAGTCTTTCTGGAAATGAATCAAGGGTCTTTCTAGGAGGTACTGGTCTTTCACAGAATAGACTTGGTGGAAATGGGTCAGGAGAAGAAGGAGTTGGGCTGGGTAAGGAGAAGGCTGGGGATGAGTTGTCATCTAACGACAAGGAAAGAGATTCTTTATGTGTGAATAGAGTGTTCTGAGGGACTCCTTCAGAAAAAAGCTCAGTACAAGAGCCCTTGGAACTGTCTAACGGGCAATCAGACATGGAATCACTCTCAGCAACATCAGTAATTGAGGTAAGTTGCTGGAAAGGAATTATGCTATTGTCTGTACTAGATGGAACATCTAAAACAGATGTAGTTACAGAAGGGACAATTGTTGTGTCAGCAGAATCAGTGTTAACTTCAGGTGTAGTTTGTGAACAGGTGTCATTCACAGTGTCACATGTAGGGAGAGATGAAATGTATGACTGAGACCTGAGTGTGTTGACAAGATCTGGCATAGAAACAGCATCATCATTATGAAACACACTAGAGATAGTGTCAGGTGTTGGGTCAAAATCTGGTTTGGAGGAATAAGTAGTGTTTGGAACATTTGATGGATCACTGCAAATAAGGGAAGGTGAATGTCTAACAGATAATTGCATTTCTACTGGTACGAGAGATGCAGTTGCTGATGGAGATGATAACACAGTGGACTCAGATGTTATGTTGCTTGCATCTGTTGTTGATAATAATGTAACTTTTTCAGATAATGAGGTAAGTACTGGTTGTGAATCTGGGTTACTGGTAACAAAAGGGATGGAAGACAACAAGGCAGATGAGTTTTCAGGGGTTAGAACAGGTTCACAGGACTTTTCAGAGTCTAAGCATGAGCTGGGAACATTAGGTTTTGGTGTAGTAGGTCTTGTCTTAGACTTTCTCTGTTTAAGAAACTGAGCAAGGAGTGGTAGGGGTACACGTTCTGGCCGCTTGTGTGGTAAAGCTTTCTTTGTATTTCCTTCAGACTTAGCTACAGTGTCCAGAGAAGAAATGGTCTCCATCCCCTTTTCATTATTTTGGTCACTGGATAGCAATGTAATCTTGCCACCTTTGTGTtcatccatttcagatttattctgATCTATTTCCAACTCCGTTTTTGAGAAGGTTTCTAGGTTTTTAGATCTGTGAATGTCACCCGCCATGGTTTCATCTTTAAGAACTTGtagtatattttctgttttggaTGATATGTCAATCACCTCCATTTGTTCACTTGTGCAAGTTGTGGATGCTTGCAAGGCCacaccattttttttaatattctcgAGTGACAACCTTTTAACT encodes the following:
- the mgaa gene encoding MAX dimerization protein MGA a isoform X4 translates to MADTEKQGAMVVHEEGVIAPTRALPTTSSQSIFVVLKQLQSGESGKDKGSLMAISEANEMVKSTAGSVPTGIHATSSTLADTNNLIQSENMPADARCKGITATLDNNSMWNEFYKCQTEMILTKQGRRMFPYCRFRLSGMEPFQSYLLAMDIVPVDNYRYKWSGKGWETNGKAEPHVSHLFVHPESPATGLHWMQYPVSFYRLKLCNNLDQEDHIILHSMQRYLPRLHIIPADKDSENIQVDRPNVITLCFSQTEFFAVTAYQNLRITQLKIDYNPFAKGFRDDAVNARSSKARNGISTEEAESELKLSKEMTTLNNLKTLFMKRNAAVKVNKDQNVPSPTNGEGKAINGDAPVVNTNVQSLCSKKRPSSLAFSDFIKGAHVKVKRLSLENIKKNGVALQASTTCTSEQMEVIDISSKTENILQVLKDETMAGDIHRSKNLETFSKTELEIDQNKSEMDEHKGGKITLLSSDQNNEKGMETISSLDTVAKSEGNTKKALPHKRPERVPLPLLAQFLKQRKSKTRPTTPKPNVPSSCLDSEKSCEPVLTPENSSALLSSIPFVTSNPDSQPVLTSLSEKVTLLSTTDASNITSESTVLSSPSATASLVPVEMQLSVRHSPSLICSDPSNVPNTTYSSKPDFDPTPDTISSVFHNDDAVSMPDLVNTLRSQSYISSLPTCDTVNDTCSQTTPEVNTDSADTTIVPSVTTSVLDVPSSTDNSIIPFQQLTSITDVAESDSMSDCPLDSSKGSCTELFSEGVPQNTLFTHKESLSLSLDDNSSPAFSLPSPTPSSPDPFPPSLFCERPVPPRKTLDSFPERLLDCTASSSPDLFPLGLFNDRPVPPRKILDFVTDITLDGTLTSKESLSPSVPSGPEHPRETIALFFQSQSSDRTGPLNDVQSAVSCETIVSDHIIPEQSKQSSHGITFKKSKAKQKKNGNLKFSEDNEVFEGPIPVPMQPSLEDVEGQLFVSFMSKKALEIHLGDDDKSEAAQKTTENPDGASYDNAEDKIGELEKILLNDLKVMRHRQVIHPVLQEVGLKLNLLDPTLEIDLQYLGVQLPIPPTVLSPERSSASSQIQFVSRTGKTSDFTKIKGWRDKFSGSGNPTEGMSSTDAGQKNLSAFCSDMLDEYLASEGKLIDERAATLSQADVTPVAYQLPIKSTSYVLTLDSVLKKQVPATLSTTSSKVKPKCKTKEENKSKKPLKSGSTKQTEPVFSVNKPALGLKKQQQNKKSKNKKESKSFSPAKPALETAAEVASNKTSMDGSIPSSCAAGRTTGLPKTLVKLMDVEDGAVWEGKHRTFITEERAAIALATLVTAEGVSKGNPEAMRIIRRRAPPCLNVFCRLGCVCASLVHLRRHHHCGKPQCMLGCSCLRRKVVALKTPKQEQSTTDESEPHVMSQENKAKWKKKNKKRKTYVLTNPVTAPEPAKRVSTLWDRKSDGSDSEALFCPPLLRAPSPALLPHELQHDLEIFFSPSKQKRVDERNLSMTEDNMENKLTCARSRPFSSMCRDKQKVVDQHHISQVSTQADIEEGELVPLNLSGPAKRLEIISECSWASTDTRNYIMQIVCEHMAQDRLKHPFWIGKYFIQPVSKTLQEKEDGSVDTYKVIISQPAEKKTEDEKVTQNKAELKNDVEKSEVKGLPFLSRCCPAGLLKAEKKAPDSPGCIMVNGKSYPQAKLELGKMGALHPANRLAAYITGRICPVSQSGPNLVTTSTVTKASITSFPVSTVSTATTVTSTSGSTARSLIKSVVTKPPVGKVFTQFVVNHINSQNLTNTSTSQLQSSVPKVVIPSSMLMIGEEAGAPGVALSPVKAGLVTQVSKPSESTGGSGLTPTTTVSSPGSTTTGKKTVYIKVMARSSGLTSSCPSFTKPATQTRPTQTQSQKVLLQVVKTADGKTLYRNPNGQLLQLVPLSQIKAIKPNLLTQGQPTILRLPAPTAISPKKPQGGSTTVVKSLSPIPQTQRKPAVTVPVSTSSSMSTKPVTLTSSKAISLSSVPSTLKVVPGFLGQSGTCTLRILPPHPVQNTQSIAPTSSPVLPKSGFTLLKHGSSTLYSQDSTKSETGISVSSVSTEEAVGHVRKQSEENRCDNSERLAENISKLTSSSASNPKPSQFSGGGSSVAENGNKVNPIVTEKDFDMAPVSDEEEINSDVTELTDDSDLYSDEDDDQEDTYSLSGSDQVERRLDTDGLGSEMKDFAEVVVDIETIEEPAEENCITKFRASALRPNKHLSKRRQIHNESLELKVRRVRQERIRRRTLKECFLKLQATLGKSSKDFETSKMRILTMAQNEIESLVKQDDRLMKKKQRLQIKRERYLQTLSLLCDKSTESISQKLNEIIAKQKALETQSKAKENSQLNEARPKPKAKRKLADLGSKQKGLAYQNKLKDVPKPTYSPSKPMDLSIKKQKSLEKTESASKPAPTAPSANLDSSQITLKTQDKEKVSTSKPSQPSFNASPQKKPVSVPSPLKHSSIPRERTRPNILSRASSQVIQESPVEEPLLTNVCIPQVFPLMHTMVPYNQIITINPLKTIGITSVGTPQSSTPGVASVSIVPAVSHPVGVENPLPLFHPQMIKIANSPVNINTQVDTANIPNITNVISLIPPAENLVIPQKVVEEPTSVPAPVENQQYPSDVKITDLEERAVVDETQSKDVPKQPVGGDENSGYVTSSNQDGNDKKYPDDSNDHEDENLLSLLDELVLLSQQLSNEDEDQRIIVPDGVQTCSDKQADLERDDDRALSPLFLTLDEDLMSPDSKDEIDIPPKVDDLVKVIFGSDSPSVSSESGVAPSTNVQSPQAPVCSDKGDALTPPPLLHMKAACEAASGQSDNEGTSVAWRPMPKLVPLGLKAQDAVVNKVTGSPVFKPNSHEENVHRPQM